In the genome of Naumovozyma dairenensis CBS 421 chromosome 7, complete genome, the window TGAAATTAAGTATAATATAaactaataaatatatggaCAGcaattcttcatttttttgtGTGAATTGAGCTTTaaattgatcaaatttGTATTATAAAGGTAATATCTTCAACCGAGAACGCACGCTACGTTAATACCGATGCCGGTAAAATTTCAAAGGAAGACCACAAGCTTCATGTAAGGGTCCGTTGCGTATAGTTGCTCCGATTTCTGCAGGAGTCCCTTTACTTCATAACTTGAAGTAGTGACTTCAACACCCCAGAGTTAATGTCATATCAACAGACGGATCACTACTTACATTCAAATAAACTAGTTACATCGAATTCTTATGATTGGTTAAAGTATCGAGACGAACAGAATCAATACAATGATATTCACCCATTAAGAATATCACAGAGAATCTATGGTGCCATCCCAGGGATACAGTCATCAATTTCGATCGATAGAGATACATCTAGATATGATGAATACCAAACATTAGGTACGTCGAGCCCTTTTCAATGCTATAAGATTGAATTTCCTATATTTAAAGTAAATCCTGATTATCCTCCACGAAATACTCAGTTATTGAATGCACcgtttcaaaaatttcagGCAGTAGTGACTGATTGTAAGGAAGCAATTAGTGAGCGGGATATAGAGTTAAAAAGAGTCAAAGCAGGTTCTAGTGGTTCATATTTTGTATATGGAACGGAAAATCCCAATGTTCCGAAAGGAATCTTCAAACctaaagatgaagaacCATATGGTCCATTATCACCTAAATGGACTAAATGGGCACATAGGACTTTCTTCCCTTGTCTTTTTGGAAGAAGTTGTCTTATACCTAATTTAGGTTACGTCTGTGAAAGCGCTGCGTCTTTATTAGATAGAAGATTAGAAACAAACTTGGTCCCTTTTACTGATACTGTCTCTTTCCAATCAGCAAGTTTCTATGATCAAAGGTACGAATGGTTAAAAGCTTTCAATTTCGGTATTAGGAAACAGGAAAAAGTCGgatcttttcaattatttttagAGGATTATCAAGATATCGAGAAATTCTTAGCTAAATATCCACTACCTGGGACGTTCAGAAATCAACGACGTAGAGGAAGCACCACCAGTACTGCTTCAAATTTGAGAGCCTCGACAATACTATCGAAGAAATCAGGAATGGATAAACACTCCATACTTTTGACAGATACAGgaaataaagatattataaCGAGGAAGGACAATTCGATTCCAACAAACCCATCATCATTCATACCACCTGTATTTACTTGGAGTGAAGGAAATTTGTTGATGTTTAGACAAGAGCTAGAGAAGTTAATAATCTTGGATTATATAATGAGAAACACAGATAGAGGACTTGACAATTGGATGATTAAAGTTGAGCCACCAGGAAAtgaaaatcaagaaaacTGGTCCATCGAACTAGCAGCGATAGATAATGGTTTATGTTTCCCTTGGAAACATCCAGATGAATGGAGGTTATATCCCTATGGATGGTTATACTTATCCTTAGACATTCTGGCACAACCATTTTCAGAGAACACAAGAAGTCATTTTATTCCGTTATTAACAAGCACGGAATGGTGGGAAGATTCTTATCTGGAATTCACTGACCTTTTCCAAAGGGACCCTGATTTCCAGTTTAGATTATGGAAAAAACAATGGGCAGTTTTGAAAGGCCAAGCTTTTAATGTCGTGAATACTTTATCTGACATAAGGCAGGGACCACTAGAACTTGTGAGGAAAACTAGATATTTGGTAGTAGATGAGGTAATACAAGCGCCTGCTAGCAGTCTCGAAACAGTTATGAATAACGCTGAACTGAACGCACCGACTAGAACATTAAACGGGCTTACCAATATGGATTCTGATCCACAAGCGTTTTTAAACGATGAGACTGAATATGACTTGCATAGAAGTTTGTATAGAACTGTCATCGCCGAAAGGTTACAAATGGTCACCTCAGATCCAGTCTTTACGTGGTGCTGAACagtattatttaatttcactaattttcaataatttcaagCGTCAGTTCCCTAATTTCGCTCTTCTATTATTCTCCTCTATAGAATTTACATCACAATATTAATGTTCtactatttttatatttacaGTTACAACGTGACACAAGTTCCCTCTTGGCTCTTTTGCCATACGAGGGGTCTGGTAAACTGCAATAGCTACTTTTCTGTAGTTCTTATAGTTCACATATCATATTCTTATCCTTATGATTATCGAAAGCGGCTAAAAGAGGTTACCCTCATTCCAAGTAGAAGACGAATTTATGCTCCGTAGCTTTTACGTAACGTTTCTGTAAGGGATCTTCGGGGACTCTAAAGGACACATCAAGTTATTCCAATTAGAGATAAAAGAGCAGGCTGTAAGCAAATTAAAAAAGGGCTATCTTTCTTAGCTGTTGCCATCAACAAGAAAAACACATAAATCCGCTCTTTTGAAGTAACGAGATCGAATATTCTCAATGAATTTCTTATGGGGTTCGAAGTCTAAGAAGGCTgctaaagatgataaacCTGAAGAACGTACCAAAGACAATGAAAACCCTTCCACCATTACTACTTCAACAGAACAAAATGGCCAACCAAGAGAG includes:
- the LSB6 gene encoding 1-phosphatidylinositol 4-kinase LSB6 (similar to Saccharomyces cerevisiae LSB6 (YJL100W); ancestral locus Anc_1.266), whose product is MSYQQTDHYLHSNKLVTSNSYDWLKYRDEQNQYNDIHPLRISQRIYGAIPGIQSSISIDRDTSRYDEYQTLGTSSPFQCYKIEFPIFKVNPDYPPRNTQLLNAPFQKFQAVVTDCKEAISERDIELKRVKAGSSGSYFVYGTENPNVPKGIFKPKDEEPYGPLSPKWTKWAHRTFFPCLFGRSCLIPNLGYVCESAASLLDRRLETNLVPFTDTVSFQSASFYDQRYEWLKAFNFGIRKQEKVGSFQLFLEDYQDIEKFLAKYPLPGTFRNQRRRGSTTSTASNLRASTILSKKSGMDKHSILLTDTGNKDIITRKDNSIPTNPSSFIPPVFTWSEGNLLMFRQELEKLIILDYIMRNTDRGLDNWMIKVEPPGNENQENWSIELAAIDNGLCFPWKHPDEWRLYPYGWLYLSLDILAQPFSENTRSHFIPLLTSTEWWEDSYLEFTDLFQRDPDFQFRLWKKQWAVLKGQAFNVVNTLSDIRQGPLELVRKTRYLVVDEVIQAPASSLETVMNNAELNAPTRTLNGLTNMDSDPQAFLNDETEYDLHRSLYRTVIAERLQMVTSDPVFTWC